A window of Hevea brasiliensis isolate MT/VB/25A 57/8 chromosome 14, ASM3005281v1, whole genome shotgun sequence contains these coding sequences:
- the LOC110637279 gene encoding protein SOB FIVE-LIKE 5-like produces MNAFASECNSGCESGWTLYLEQSFLSPTTAAAAAHRGSKQVDGRKSGSGFCDKEKIANKEESDHEEQEHDEEDLSMVSDASSGPPHHFIEDESNYFNYDNNGYFFPAFKDTTLINNGGKGKKEEELPSFLDDTASSPAFNLSKNNNFSFMPNNQASVESTLDYSQASTSSATHFELRSAYQDHYDSYIQSSPSGNQLQNNQWF; encoded by the exons ATGAATGCGTTTGCCTCAGAATGCAATAGTGGTTGTGAGTCTGGTTGGACTCTTTACTTGGAACAATCTTTTCTTTCTCcaactactgctgctgctgctgcacaTAGAGGTTCCAAGCAAGTTGATGGTAGAAAGAGTGGTTCTGGTTTTTGTGATAAAGAGAAAATTGCTAATAAAGAAGAAAGTGATCATGAAGAGCAAGAACATGATGAGGAAGACTTGTCTATGGTCTCTGATGCATCTTCTGGGCCTCCTCATCATTTCATTGAAGACGAAAGTAATTACTTCAACTATGATAATAATGGCTACTTCTTTCCTGCATTTAAGGACACTACATTGATTAATAATGGTGGAAAagggaaaaaggaggaagaactcCCTTCTTTTCTTGATGATACTGCTAGCTCTCCTGCTTTCAACTTGTCCAAG AATAACAATTTTTCTTTCATGCCCAACAATCAAGCTTCAGTGGAGAGTACATTGGATTATTCACAAGCTTCTACTTCTTCAGCTACTCATTTTGAG TTGAGATCTGCATACCAAGACCACTATGATAGTTATATACAGTCTTCTCCATCTGGTAACCAACTTCAAAATAACCA GTGGTTCTAA